Proteins co-encoded in one Chionomys nivalis chromosome 6, mChiNiv1.1, whole genome shotgun sequence genomic window:
- the LOC130875533 gene encoding macrophage migration inhibitory factor produces MPMFTVNTNVPRASVPEGLLSELTQQLAQATGKPAQYIAVHVVPDQLMTFSGSSDPCALCSLHSIGKIGGAQNRTYSKLLCGLLADRLHISPDRIYINYYDMSAANVGWNGSTFA; encoded by the coding sequence ATGCCGATGTTCACCGTGAACACCAACGTTCCCCGCGCCTCAGTGCCAGAGGGGCTTCTCTCCGAGCTCACCCAGCAGCTGGCGCAGGCCACCGGCAAGCCAGCACAGTACATCGCAGTGCACGTGGTCCCGGACCAGCTAATGACTTTTAGCGGTTCTAGCGACCCCTGCGCCCTATGCAGTCTGCACAGCATCGGCAAGATCGGCGGCGCGCAGAACCGCACCTACAGCAAGTTGCTGTGCGGCCTGCTGGCTGATCGCCTGCACATCAGCCCTGACCGGATCTACATCAACTATTACGACATGAGCGCAGCCAACGTGGGCTGGAACGGTTCCACCTTCGCCTGA